The DNA segment CAAGGAATCAGGGATATTCCCCTCAATGATAATGGCAAACAACAAGGGCAAAAAGCTGCTGATTTTCTCAAAGATGTGACTCTAAATTTTGGGGTGAGTAGTCCCTTATTACGTCCCAAAGAAACCGCAGAACTTATCTTACAATATCATCCTGACCTTACCTTAGATCTGCGTCCTCAATTAACAGAAATTTGTCATGGACTGTGGGAAGGGAAATTAGAAAGCGAAATCGAAACCGAATTTCCTGGACTACTTCAGGAGTGGAAAGATGCCCCAGAAACGGTGCAAATGCCCGAAGGAGAAAACCTACAACAAGTGTGGGATAGGGCGGTTGCTTGTTGGCAAGAGATTGTCAAAGATTATAGCAATTCATCCCATCCTCAAACCGGAATTGTTGTAGCCCATGATGCCATTAATAAAGTAATTTTATGTGATTTATTAGGGTTACAACCCGCTAATTTTTGGAATATCAAACAGGGCAATGGTGGAGTGAGTGTCATTGACTATCCCCAAGGAATAGAAGGGCCTCCCGTCTTACAAGCTATCAATTTAACCACCCATTTAGGGGCGGGAGTATTTGATAAAACAGCAGCCGGGGCCTTATAAAATTTTCTTGAAAGGGGTGAGGGTTTTGATACTGTCTTGAACCTCTTCTATTTAGCCAGAAAATTGATTTGCTTTTAGGGCTTGCTGAATAAAGCTATAAAGTATACAAAACAAGGGTTTTACGCTGTAGAAACTCTAAGTTACTTCGGTAAGCTTTATTCAGTAAACTCTGTTTATTTAATGCTCTAATAGAAAGGACTTTTGCGGTTAAAATTGAATAATTATTTAAGCCATGTTTATGATTTCCGATTCAGTTTTTTCCCCATTGAACTAATCCCTAAGCCACCTAAAATCAATAAAGCCAAGCTAGAATCACCCTCAGGAACATTAGTCATATTATCAGTATCATCGGGTGTTAGTTCAACTATATCTGGTATTTCTGCAACTACTCCAGTCTGTTGAAAATCATCTGTTAAAAGAATAAAATCTCCGTTTCTAAATCCATCAAAATTCCTCGCAAAATTAACATTAAACTCAATGTTTGGATCAATGACAGGATTTTCCGTTGGTCTATCGGTTCTGACATTGAAAAATAAGTTATTGGTTCCTATTGCATAGCTAAATTGATTAACAACTTTTGGTTCTGATGCTTCTAAGCTCAAGCTGGATTGATTACCATAATTAAACGTAGCTTGAAAAGTGTTAAACTCAACTTCATCAGCCAAAATAAAGCCGTCATTATTGTTGTCAGTTGCTTTAAAAACCCCCTCAAGTAAAGCCTTATTTTTCATGGTTTCATTGGCAGCATATTCTCTCGAAAAAGAGAACGTTAAAGCCTTAGCTGAAGTCACCCATAATGAGTTAACCAAAACACCAAATCCCAGAATCAATAAACTTTTATAATTCATTTTTTTACCTACTATCGATTATTACGAGAGCAAATGTACTGCATTTACTTTCTCATTAACCAAGAAAATACTCAGGGTCTTGTGGCAGACAAATCAATTTAAGCATATATAATTTAATTTCTATGTATATTTTCTGAGTTTCTTTGTATAACTTAATTCGATAACACTCCTTCAGGCTGAACTCAGATTGACAGTCCCACGGCTAATTGAATCAGGCAATGTAGCGGGTTATAATTGTTTCGCAGACTCGCCATCAGCCAGCAGTATTGGCTTACCTGCCCCAGAAAAACTAGACAGTCATTGCCAAGATAGTACCAATTTGTGGAAAAAACGGCCATAATAGGAGGCGTTAAACCCCTAGATTTAATTCTAGGGGCCAGACAAAATCGTCAATCTCGAATTTTAAATGGCTTGACTCTCAGCCAAATTCTAGTAAGCTACTATATCAACATGAAAAAATCCTAAAATCATAAACCCCCGTTTATTGAAATCTCTATTAATCTTTCGGAGTGAGGAAGTAAAAACATCGTGTCGTTTAGCACTATTCGACAACTGGCCAAAGGGAAGAAGCCCTCTTCTTCTGAGCCTTCATTTCAAAAAGGCGTTCTCAGAGTTGCCGGAGGAACCGTCCTCAGTCTCAGTTTATTAGCGAGTTCTATCTTTGCCGGAGGACTTGTCGGACTCGCCATCAGCTTTCGTAACCTTCCTGATGTACGGATGCTGAATACCTACGCCCCGACAGAAACCAGTTATATTTATGATGTCAAAGGGAGACTACTGTCCCGACTTCATGGAGAAGCTAACCGAGAGGTTGTCACCCTCGATCGCATTTCCCCTGAACTGAAACGGGCTGTAATGGCCATTGAAGACAGTCATTTTTACTTACATCATGGCATCAACCCCACCAGTATTGGTCGGGCCATCTGGGTTAACTGGAAAAGTGGCGGTGTGGTAGAAGGGGCATCAACCCTCACCATGCAGTTAGTCAAAAATATCTTCCTCTCCAGTGAGCGCACCGTCAGTCGCAAACTCTCGGAAGCCGTTTTGGCCATTCGGGTTGAACAGGTTTTTGACAAAGACGAAATTATGGAAATGTACCTCAATAACATCTATTGGGGTCACAACAATTATGGGGCCCAAACGGCTGCCCAAAGCTATTTTAATAAGCCAGCCTCTAAATTGAACCTAGCGGAAGCTTCCATGATGGCGGGTTTAATTCAAGCCCCAGAAAACTATAGTCCCTTTACCGACTATCAAAAAGCCAAAGAACGCCAGGCGGTTGTTCTCAGCCGTATGGCGGATTTAGGCTGGATCACCCCCCAAGAAGCAGAAGCAGCCCGTAAAGCCCCCTTAGGCATCGGTAAACCGACCTCATGGCAAGGCAGTAAACTACCTTATGTCACAGATACCGTGATGCAGGAGTTAGGGGAAAAGTTTGGCAAAGAAGCAACCCTGAAAGGCGGGATGCGAATTCAAACTACTGTTGATTACTTCATGCAAAAGCAGGCCCAAGAAGTAGTTCAGCGCGGCTATAAAAACCTACGGGGACGGGGAATTTATGCGAAAGATTTACAAGTCGCTTTAGTATCCGTTGATCCCCGTACCCACTTCATCAAGGCTATTGTTGGGGGTACTGATTATGATAAAAGTCAGTTAAATCGGGTGACTCAATCCCATCGTCAACCGGGATCATCTTTTAAACCCTTTGTTTACTATACTGCCTTTGCCAGTGGGAAATTTACCCCTGACTCTATCGTTAATGACAGTCCCGTTAGTTATCGTGATGGTAGTGGCCTTTATACCCCGAAAAACTACGGTGGTGGTTTTTCGGGGGCCATGCCTATCCGTACGGCTTTGATGCAGTCCCGTAATATTCCGGCGGTGGTCATTGGGCGCAAAGTGGGGGTTGATAAGGTGATTGAAGTTTGTCGCCGTATCGGCATTAAAAGTCCCTTACAACCCGTTACCTCCCTACCCTTGGGGGCGGGGGATATTACCCCGTTGGAAATGGCTAATGCCTATGCTACCTTTGCCAGTAACGGCTGGTATGCTGACCCGACCATTATTTTACAGGTCACGGATAGTCGGGGGAATATTTTATTAGATAATACCCCGAAACCCCAATTAGTCCTTGATCCTTGGGCAACGGCCTCCTTAACCTCTGTCTTACAAGGGGTAATTAGCGGGGGAACGGGAAGGGCCGCCAATCTTGGTCGTCCTGCTGCCGGAAAAACTGGGACTACTGATAATGAACGCAATGTCTGGTTTGTGGGCTATGTTCCTCAGTTGGCAACGGCTGTTTGGATCGGTGATGATACTAACCGCGCCCTAGGAAAAGGGGTGACAGGTGGGGGTAATGCTGCTCCTATTTGGCGAGAATTTATGCAGGAGGCCCTGAAAGGTGAACCTGTTAAACAATTCCCTGCTGCCTCTAAATTTCCCCGTCCTAAAGCCAAATAATCAGTAATTATGAAAAGGGGACGATTATCAGCAGAAAATCTCGAAAGTAGACAGTGGTTTCGTCTCCTTTTGCAATGGCAAGGCTCAGTGATGCCTGCCATTTTACCCCGTGTTATGTTCTGTGCGGGTTTTAGTGTGGTGATCACAATTTTATATGAGTCTGGGATTAATTTGGACTTACCTATCGACAGTGGGTTAGTGCCTAGTATTGTTTTGGGTTTGTTGTTAGTGTTTCGGACTAATACTGCCTATGAAAGATATTGGGAAGGACGAAAACTCTGGGGAACTTTAATTAATACGGTGCGAAATATAGCCCGAACAATTTGGGTGACAATTCGAGAAGATAGCGTTAAAGATCATCAAGAAAAGATTGCTATCCTCCGCCTTTTGGTTGCCTTTGCTATCGCTACTAAATTGCATTTACGTTTAGAGCCACCTAACGAAGAATTAGTCAAATTCATGCCACGACAATGTTATGAAAAATTACAAACTATGAATAATCCTCCTCTAGAAATAGCTTTTTGGATTGGGGATTATTTACAACAACAATATGAAAAAAACTGTATTGATTCTTATCAACTGATGACCATGTTTAAACTATTAGATACTATGGTTGATGTCCTTGGGGCCTGTGAAAGAATCCTTAAAACCCCTATTCCTTTAGCCTATTCTATCCATTTAAAACAGTTATTATTATTATATTGTTTAACCCTTCCCTTTCAATTTGTAGATGATGTAAAATGGGTAACTCCACCCATTGTTGCTTTAATTAGTTTTACTGTGTTTGGCATTGAGGAAATAGGGATTGAAATTGAAAATCCTTTTGGCTATGATGCTAATGATTTACCCTTAGATAAAATTTGTCAAACCATGGAAAAGAATATTGAAGACTTGGTTACTCTAGCACCTTGTGTCAGACATTGGAAAGATCGCATGAATGATTTTGTTTAATAGATATGATTGACTAAAATAAGTGACTATTTTAGAGAAAAAGCTTTAAACTAATAAATAGCTGTTAATTACCACTTAAGTTTATTATGAATTGGCACGTTCCTGACAATCTCTCCTTTGAAGATGCGCTTCAGTTAAGTGAAATTTTCCTTGAAGGTATGGAAAGCAACAGCTTAAAAGAAACTGAAATTCAAGAAATTATTACCATATTAATCAGTAGTGAAAATGGAGCAAGAGGTTTTTTTGTCACCTATCTAACGAGCGATAAATCTTTAGCTGATACCCCAACAGAAGAGGTAATTAATGCCTTAAAAACTTCCCCAGAAATTGTCAGCGAATTATTAGTTAAAAACTTAGCTATGTCCTCTGCAATGGCCATTACTCATCGTCGTAATAATGATGAAGAAATGGCCCAAGGTTCAGACAGAGTTTGTCAACGTACCACTCAATTAATTCAACAAGTTGATTTAGGTTTAATTACAGAAAAATTGCAACAATTACAAGAAACAATTGTCACAGGAGCAGGAAAATATACTCCTTTTTTGGAAAGATGGGGATATGATGAAGAACAAAAGACAGTCATTAAACATCAAGTAGAGATGAATTTGAATTAATGTTTTGCCAAGCCTTGATATTGCTTCTCATTAATTCTTCCAGCTTTGTATAAAGTTTCAGTAATTTCTGATATTTTTAACACAGAATAAGCATTATAACCCTGCTCTTTGAGTTTATCTTGAACTCCTTCCTCATGGTCAATAAATACCACAATATCTTCAACAATTAAACCCGAAGATTTTAATTTTTCGGCCCCTTGTCTGACACTTTTTCCGGTAATTAAAATATCATCA comes from the Crocosphaera sp. UHCC 0190 genome and includes:
- a CDS encoding penicillin-binding protein 1A, with protein sequence MSFSTIRQLAKGKKPSSSEPSFQKGVLRVAGGTVLSLSLLASSIFAGGLVGLAISFRNLPDVRMLNTYAPTETSYIYDVKGRLLSRLHGEANREVVTLDRISPELKRAVMAIEDSHFYLHHGINPTSIGRAIWVNWKSGGVVEGASTLTMQLVKNIFLSSERTVSRKLSEAVLAIRVEQVFDKDEIMEMYLNNIYWGHNNYGAQTAAQSYFNKPASKLNLAEASMMAGLIQAPENYSPFTDYQKAKERQAVVLSRMADLGWITPQEAEAARKAPLGIGKPTSWQGSKLPYVTDTVMQELGEKFGKEATLKGGMRIQTTVDYFMQKQAQEVVQRGYKNLRGRGIYAKDLQVALVSVDPRTHFIKAIVGGTDYDKSQLNRVTQSHRQPGSSFKPFVYYTAFASGKFTPDSIVNDSPVSYRDGSGLYTPKNYGGGFSGAMPIRTALMQSRNIPAVVIGRKVGVDKVIEVCRRIGIKSPLQPVTSLPLGAGDITPLEMANAYATFASNGWYADPTIILQVTDSRGNILLDNTPKPQLVLDPWATASLTSVLQGVISGGTGRAANLGRPAAGKTGTTDNERNVWFVGYVPQLATAVWIGDDTNRALGKGVTGGGNAAPIWREFMQEALKGEPVKQFPAASKFPRPKAK
- a CDS encoding bestrophin family protein produces the protein MKRGRLSAENLESRQWFRLLLQWQGSVMPAILPRVMFCAGFSVVITILYESGINLDLPIDSGLVPSIVLGLLLVFRTNTAYERYWEGRKLWGTLINTVRNIARTIWVTIREDSVKDHQEKIAILRLLVAFAIATKLHLRLEPPNEELVKFMPRQCYEKLQTMNNPPLEIAFWIGDYLQQQYEKNCIDSYQLMTMFKLLDTMVDVLGACERILKTPIPLAYSIHLKQLLLLYCLTLPFQFVDDVKWVTPPIVALISFTVFGIEEIGIEIENPFGYDANDLPLDKICQTMEKNIEDLVTLAPCVRHWKDRMNDFV